One genomic region from Nitrospira sp. encodes:
- a CDS encoding universal stress protein translates to MTRENSQSPVRKTLTMKRDVLASRPAAQPVLPKRADRSKLSSKVGRRSSINRSNLSIRILVAVDGSKDSTRAVKYVGRLLHSTPGVNVTLFHVLNPLPPVLREHGGSEDPVREEQLGKQLRKDRKSWYRKEQKLESKILSKAHQTLERTGFPASGVRLKFGYEDDVVGTILEEARKGRFQTIVVGRHGVSGLKKLFFGGITRKLLQQATGYAVWVVE, encoded by the coding sequence ATGACGAGAGAAAATAGTCAATCTCCTGTTCGGAAAACGTTGACCATGAAGCGGGATGTGCTCGCCTCTCGTCCCGCCGCTCAGCCTGTATTGCCAAAGCGAGCCGACCGGAGCAAGTTGAGCAGCAAGGTCGGGCGGCGGTCCTCCATCAATCGGAGCAACCTTTCCATTCGGATTCTGGTTGCGGTTGACGGCTCCAAGGATTCAACCAGGGCGGTGAAATATGTGGGACGGCTACTGCACTCCACTCCCGGTGTGAACGTGACGCTCTTTCATGTTCTCAACCCACTGCCACCGGTTTTACGGGAGCATGGAGGATCCGAGGATCCTGTTCGTGAGGAACAGTTGGGCAAGCAACTCAGGAAAGATCGGAAGTCCTGGTATCGGAAGGAGCAGAAACTGGAATCCAAGATTTTGTCGAAGGCTCATCAGACGCTCGAGAGGACTGGATTCCCCGCCTCTGGGGTCCGCCTGAAGTTCGGCTACGAAGACGATGTCGTCGGAACTATTCTCGAAGAAGCTCGAAAGGGCCGGTTTCAGACCATCGTGGTCGGCCGGCATGGCGTGTCAGGCCTGAAAAAGCTCTTTTTCGGAGGTATCACACGGAAGCTGCTGCAGCAGGCGACCGGGTACGCGGTGTGGGTCGTTGAGTGA
- the glgP gene encoding alpha-glucan family phosphorylase has protein sequence MTKHPLVMLRALPEELKPLAELALDVRWTWVHTSDKLWTMLDPDIWDQTRNPRSVLQYVPHERLEQAAHDSVFREELQQVVAARRRYLAERGWCRERYPPPALKTIAYFSMEFGLGEALPLYAGGLGILAGDMLKTASDLDVPMVGVGLLYQEGYFRQLLAGNGWQIEAFPYNDPISLPIQPVMLAKGEWLRVPLELPGRTVFLRVWFVQVGRTTLYLLDSNDQLNSAFDRGITSKLYDARPELRLIQEMVLGIGGWRVLLALGIEAEICHLNEGHAAFAVLERARSYMQKTGQPFAEAWCATRAGTIFTTHTPVAAGFDAFPPSLMQRYFREYAGQLSMRMEEFLRLGRTHPQSTEEPFTMAALAMRGSLFVNGVSRLHSAVSRRLFQPFYPRWPEQEVPVTSVTNGVHVPSWDSEWADRLWTETCGKERWRGLLKELPKAIRDVSDEDLWKLRAQGRQALVTYARQWLVLQYQLLSADPEAVSAIRQALAPQALTIGFARRFTAYKRPTLLLHDPERLARLLNQPERPVQLVVAGKAHPQDKEGKHLVQQFVRFARSPAVRQRVIFIADYDMVLAQHLVQGVDLWINTPRRPWEACGTSGMKVLVNGGLNLSELDGWWAEAYGLEVGWPLGDGREHDDAEWDVVEAGQLYDLLERQIVPEFYTRDARGISNKWVARIRESMARLATAFSSNRMLREYVETLYLPATRNYRKRMAEGGSLVKHLVAWQAAVEQHWPSIRFGEVRITREGELWRFLVPVHLGRLDPAAVRVELYADPEEGQDRLCRPLVREETASTAPGWHRYQGIVQSKRPSAHFTPRVVPAHQDAAVPLEAPHIAWAR, from the coding sequence ATGACTAAGCACCCACTAGTGATGCTCCGCGCGCTTCCTGAGGAGTTGAAACCCCTCGCGGAACTGGCGCTCGATGTCAGATGGACGTGGGTCCATACCAGCGACAAGTTGTGGACTATGCTTGACCCCGATATCTGGGACCAGACGCGCAATCCTCGGTCGGTGCTCCAGTATGTTCCGCATGAGCGGTTAGAACAAGCCGCGCACGATTCGGTCTTCAGAGAGGAACTGCAACAGGTTGTCGCTGCGAGGCGCAGGTATCTAGCCGAGCGCGGGTGGTGTCGTGAGCGCTATCCTCCCCCGGCGCTCAAGACGATCGCCTATTTCAGCATGGAGTTCGGGCTTGGCGAGGCGCTTCCGCTCTATGCCGGTGGCTTGGGTATTCTGGCCGGGGATATGTTGAAGACAGCCAGCGATCTCGACGTACCGATGGTCGGGGTCGGCCTCCTCTATCAAGAGGGATATTTCCGCCAACTCCTGGCTGGTAACGGCTGGCAAATCGAGGCCTTTCCGTACAACGATCCGATCAGCCTTCCCATCCAGCCGGTCATGCTGGCCAAGGGAGAATGGCTTCGCGTCCCACTCGAGCTGCCGGGTCGCACCGTATTCCTTCGCGTCTGGTTCGTGCAGGTCGGGCGGACTACGTTATACCTGCTGGACAGCAACGATCAGCTCAACAGCGCATTCGACCGTGGTATTACGAGCAAACTCTACGACGCCCGACCGGAACTCCGTCTGATTCAGGAAATGGTGTTGGGCATTGGTGGCTGGCGTGTGCTCCTCGCGCTGGGCATTGAGGCGGAAATCTGTCATTTAAACGAAGGGCACGCGGCCTTTGCAGTGTTGGAACGGGCTCGGAGTTATATGCAGAAGACGGGGCAACCCTTCGCAGAAGCGTGGTGCGCGACGAGAGCCGGCACGATCTTCACCACGCATACCCCGGTGGCGGCGGGATTCGACGCCTTCCCGCCGAGCTTGATGCAGCGCTACTTTCGCGAGTACGCCGGTCAATTAAGCATGAGAATGGAAGAATTCCTTCGCCTGGGCCGTACTCATCCTCAGAGCACGGAAGAACCCTTCACGATGGCGGCGCTGGCGATGCGAGGAAGCCTCTTTGTGAACGGGGTCAGCAGACTGCACAGCGCGGTCAGCCGCCGGCTGTTTCAGCCGTTCTATCCGCGATGGCCGGAACAGGAAGTGCCTGTGACGTCTGTGACCAACGGAGTGCATGTGCCTTCGTGGGATTCGGAGTGGGCGGATAGGCTTTGGACGGAGACCTGCGGCAAAGAGCGGTGGCGAGGGCTCTTGAAGGAACTACCCAAGGCGATCCGCGACGTATCGGACGAAGACCTCTGGAAGTTGCGCGCACAAGGTCGGCAAGCCCTCGTAACCTATGCCCGGCAATGGCTGGTGCTTCAATATCAGTTGCTCAGTGCCGATCCCGAGGCAGTCTCGGCGATCCGGCAGGCGCTCGCCCCCCAGGCCTTGACGATCGGGTTCGCCCGGCGATTCACAGCCTATAAACGTCCCACATTGTTGCTCCATGATCCTGAACGGTTGGCCCGGCTCCTGAACCAACCCGAACGACCAGTCCAACTTGTGGTGGCGGGAAAGGCACATCCACAGGATAAAGAGGGCAAGCACCTCGTTCAACAGTTCGTGCGTTTCGCGCGTTCGCCGGCGGTTCGCCAGCGGGTCATTTTTATCGCGGATTACGACATGGTCTTGGCTCAGCATCTGGTGCAAGGCGTGGACTTGTGGATCAACACGCCGAGACGCCCATGGGAAGCGTGCGGGACAAGCGGAATGAAGGTCCTGGTCAACGGTGGGCTCAACCTTTCTGAACTGGACGGCTGGTGGGCCGAGGCCTACGGCCTGGAAGTGGGCTGGCCTTTGGGCGACGGTCGGGAGCACGACGATGCTGAGTGGGACGTCGTCGAGGCAGGGCAGCTGTATGATCTGTTGGAACGGCAGATTGTACCGGAGTTTTATACGCGGGATGCGCGTGGCATTTCAAACAAGTGGGTCGCTCGGATCAGAGAAAGTATGGCCCGGCTCGCTACCGCATTCAGCAGCAATCGTATGTTGCGCGAGTATGTAGAGACCCTCTACCTCCCTGCAACCCGGAACTATCGCAAGCGAATGGCGGAAGGCGGGAGCCTGGTGAAGCATCTTGTCGCCTGGCAAGCTGCGGTGGAGCAACACTGGCCAAGCATTCGTTTCGGAGAAGTGCGAATCACGCGCGAAGGTGAGTTGTGGCGCTTCTTGGTGCCGGTCCATTTAGGCCGGCTGGATCCTGCCGCTGTCCGGGTCGAACTCTATGCTGATCCGGAAGAGGGACAAGATCGCCTGTGCCGGCCGCTCGTCAGGGAGGAAACAGCATCGACCGCGCCGGGTTGGCATCGGTACCAGGGAATCGTTCAGTCCAAGCGGCCGTCGGCCCACTTTACTCCTCGCGTCGTGCCTGCCCACCAGGATGCGGCTGTTCCACTCGAAGCCCCCCACATCGCATGGGCCCGGTAG
- the gnd gene encoding decarboxylating 6-phosphogluconate dehydrogenase produces MELGLIGLGRMGSNMTRRLMRAGHRCVVYDIHPEAVQALVKEGAQGVDSLQQFVHHLPKAHIIWLMVPAGMVDRTLSDLIPHLDRDDIVIDGGNSHYHDDIRRATELSPKGIHYVDVGTSGGVWGLDRGFCLMIGGDKDIVERLAPIFAALAPGMKAAPRTTSREKAGGTAEQGYLHCGASGAGHFVKMVHNGIEYGLMAAYAEGLNILRHADVGNRPPPPDAETAPLRHPDHYRYTFDLADIAEVWRRGSVIASWLLDLTSSVLIESPDLSQFSGRVSDSREGRWTINAALDEAVPAPVLSAALYQWFSSRGKRSSQTKCCPPCGVSSEDTRGKGLDPYERLLGDAMRGDPMPFARNDGVEAAWRALDPILKTTTPLYEYAPNTWGPREADGLIGGDGWQNPQRTM; encoded by the coding sequence AGCCGTGCAAGCGCTCGTGAAGGAAGGTGCGCAGGGAGTCGACTCGCTCCAACAGTTCGTCCATCATCTGCCCAAGGCCCACATCATCTGGTTGATGGTGCCGGCCGGCATGGTGGATCGGACATTAAGCGATCTCATTCCGCACCTTGATCGCGACGATATCGTCATCGACGGAGGGAACTCCCACTATCATGATGACATTCGGCGCGCAACAGAACTGTCACCCAAAGGCATTCACTACGTGGATGTTGGGACGAGTGGAGGTGTCTGGGGACTCGACCGTGGCTTTTGTCTGATGATCGGTGGCGACAAGGACATCGTCGAGCGGCTCGCCCCTATCTTCGCCGCCTTGGCTCCCGGCATGAAAGCCGCTCCTCGCACAACGAGTCGCGAAAAGGCGGGCGGCACCGCCGAGCAGGGCTATCTGCATTGTGGGGCAAGCGGTGCCGGCCACTTCGTGAAGATGGTGCACAACGGGATCGAATACGGCCTTATGGCGGCCTATGCGGAGGGACTGAACATCCTGCGTCACGCCGATGTCGGAAACCGCCCGCCGCCTCCCGATGCTGAGACCGCTCCGCTGCGGCATCCCGATCACTACCGGTACACCTTCGATCTGGCCGACATTGCCGAGGTCTGGCGCAGAGGCAGCGTGATCGCGTCATGGCTCCTCGACCTCACTTCGAGTGTGCTCATCGAGAGTCCTGACCTCTCTCAATTCTCCGGTCGGGTGTCGGACTCCCGGGAGGGACGATGGACCATCAACGCCGCCCTCGACGAGGCGGTTCCCGCTCCTGTCCTGAGCGCGGCGCTCTACCAGTGGTTCAGCTCGCGCGGGAAGCGGAGTTCGCAGACAAAGTGCTGTCCGCCATGCGGCGTGAGTTCGGAGGACACGAGGGGAAAGGGGTTAGACCCCTATGAGCGTCTGCTCGGAGACGCCATGAGAGGCGACCCCATGCCCTTCGCTCGCAACGATGGAGTGGAAGCCGCCTGGCGCGCCTTGGACCCGATTCTCAAGACCACGACGCCACTGTACGAGTATGCCCCAAACACCTGGGGCCCGCGTGAAGCCGATGGGCTGATCGGAGGCGACGGCTGGCAGAACCCCCAGAGAACCATGTGA
- a CDS encoding response regulator transcription factor — translation MFKILIADDFPVLREGVKEILSNVMSVTIGEAADIPEMLQLIRTQPWDVVVLDVNMPGGSSVDALREVKREYPKLPVLVLSMYPEEQYALRMFKAGANGYLTKTAIPTELVQAVKKVLGGGNYVTPRIAEQLAVAYGFPTRHRDQLSNRELEVLRLIASGKTCTEIAAELSLSVTTIITYRARILEKLHLRNNMELTRYALEQKLAV, via the coding sequence ATGTTTAAGATTCTGATCGCCGATGATTTCCCCGTCCTCCGGGAAGGCGTCAAAGAGATCTTGAGCAACGTCATGTCTGTCACAATCGGAGAAGCCGCCGACATCCCGGAAATGCTTCAACTCATCAGGACTCAACCCTGGGATGTCGTCGTCCTGGATGTCAATATGCCGGGTGGCAGCTCAGTCGACGCGCTTCGTGAGGTCAAACGCGAATATCCCAAACTTCCGGTTCTTGTGTTGAGCATGTATCCGGAGGAACAGTACGCGCTACGGATGTTTAAGGCCGGCGCCAATGGATACCTCACCAAGACGGCCATTCCCACTGAATTGGTGCAAGCCGTCAAGAAAGTGCTCGGCGGCGGCAACTACGTCACCCCACGAATTGCCGAGCAACTGGCCGTCGCCTACGGATTCCCGACCAGGCATCGCGACCAACTCAGCAACCGTGAACTGGAAGTCTTGCGCCTGATTGCGTCGGGCAAGACGTGCACGGAGATCGCCGCCGAACTGTCTTTGAGCGTGACGACCATCATCACCTATCGGGCGCGGATTCTCGAGAAACTCCACCTGAGGAACAACATGGAACTCACGCGTTACGCGCTCGAACAGAAACTCGCTGTGTAA